CGCCCTCATTTTCCACTAAATCACTCATATACTGATAAAGCGGCTTGCGCTGCTCTTGGTATTCAGATTTATTGTAGATGCGTGATATCTGCGTATTCACCGCGTGACCCAAGCAAATTTCAATATACATAGGATTAAAACCCGCATCATTTAATATACTGCTGAACGTATATCTTAACCGATGCGCAGTTGATTTTTCTTTTATGCTAGCGAAAACAACGCCGACAAATTGTCGATGGTTCGGTTTGTTTCTGTTATTTCGAAGATGAAAAACGTAGTGATCATTTTCAGCACCCACTGGCTTGATTTTTTCAAGTAAACTTTTCGCATATTCTGTCAGAAAAACATCAATATTAGTGCTAGTTTTTGACTCAAATATACTAACTTTATTATTATCAAAACCTATATCTTTCCACTGTAAATTAAGTAAAGATTGCACTCTGCAACCCCACATCAACAAAAGTAAAGTAGCGTATTTTTTTTCGATAGATTTCTTGCAAGAGTGAATATCTGAAATAAACTGAGGTAATCTATCAACTGTAACAAAGTCAAGATCGGGCTTAGGCGGCTCATTCTCTAAAGCTAACAATCCCGTGAAGTTTTGCTTCTCAATATCTCCAAACTCGGATTCGCAAAAAGCCATAGTATTTACTATGACAGAGTAGAATATTTTCTTGCGACTATAACTCTCAATATTCGCTCTTGCATGATCTTTAATCATATTGCGCGACAATTTTTTGTACGGAATTGACTTAAGTTGCCCCGCGTATTTATAAAAAACAG
This portion of the Vibrio algicola genome encodes:
- a CDS encoding tyrosine-type recombinase/integrase translates to MEHPFTKKYFDGLQAGDKLLQVSKDGLTFRLHPINKLKPDISKKSWCFRFRSPINGKTKLFKIGNYEDVTITHARNIVKKLKAQLADGHDPILEKKVVGLTLVEAFEKYFARASTKTKRSTLNNYKSVFYKYAGQLKSIPYKKLSRNMIKDHARANIESYSRKKIFYSVIVNTMAFCESEFGDIEKQNFTGLLALENEPPKPDLDFVTVDRLPQFISDIHSCKKSIEKKYATLLLLMWGCRVQSLLNLQWKDIGFDNNKVSIFESKTSTNIDVFLTEYAKSLLEKIKPVGAENDHYVFHLRNNRNKPNHRQFVGVVFASIKEKSTAHRLRYTFSSILNDAGFNPMYIEICLGHAVNTQISRIYNKSEYQEQRKPLYQYMSDLVENEGDIEAVSGVNSESAGSRWRLKG